A DNA window from Litorilinea aerophila contains the following coding sequences:
- a CDS encoding GNAT family N-acetyltransferase, with amino-acid sequence MTTGNLCADKATTAECTTDAGPAQRSAPARPEVEWTVYGPQSTPNGFDALADEWNSLLKRSRFDTIFLTHEWQTTWWKHLGEGELWIIAFRRTSDGRLVGIAPLYLTEVTEGELAGKRKFNWVGCIEVSDYLDMIVAKGWEEAVYAAFRDWLYGDEAPAWDVLDLCNLPQDSLTYRILPPLLEETGDQVLVLKEDVAPQFELPLRYETYLQELVDKKQRHEIRRKQRRAEREADVGFVIVGPQHNLTAEVDDFVALQRASREDKAEFMTPEMRRFFMAMAQTMFDAGYLRLCYLTLNGEKAAALFAFEYNRRFLLYNSGYDPDSYAHLSPGWVLLAYCIQYAIACGCRLFDFMQGDEEYKYRFGSHDYDVMRILVYRQEGND; translated from the coding sequence ATGACGACCGGAAATCTTTGTGCAGACAAGGCCACAACGGCAGAGTGTACCACCGACGCCGGCCCGGCCCAGCGGTCCGCCCCCGCCAGGCCGGAGGTCGAGTGGACGGTCTACGGACCCCAAAGCACCCCGAACGGCTTTGATGCCCTTGCCGATGAGTGGAACAGCCTGCTCAAGCGCTCCCGCTTCGATACTATCTTCCTAACCCATGAATGGCAGACAACCTGGTGGAAACATCTGGGAGAAGGCGAACTCTGGATCATCGCCTTTCGGCGAACCAGCGACGGCCGGCTGGTGGGAATCGCCCCCCTCTACCTGACCGAGGTAACCGAGGGAGAGCTGGCCGGCAAGCGCAAGTTCAACTGGGTCGGCTGCATCGAAGTCAGCGATTACCTGGACATGATCGTGGCCAAAGGCTGGGAGGAAGCCGTCTATGCCGCCTTCCGGGATTGGCTCTACGGGGACGAAGCGCCGGCGTGGGATGTGCTGGACCTCTGTAACCTGCCCCAGGACAGCCTCACCTACCGAATCCTGCCCCCCCTTCTGGAGGAGACCGGCGACCAGGTCCTGGTCCTGAAGGAAGATGTGGCGCCCCAATTCGAGCTGCCCCTGCGCTACGAGACCTACCTCCAGGAGCTGGTGGACAAAAAACAACGCCATGAAATCCGCCGCAAGCAACGGCGGGCCGAGCGGGAAGCCGATGTGGGTTTTGTGATTGTTGGCCCCCAACACAACCTGACCGCGGAGGTGGACGACTTCGTGGCGCTGCAGCGGGCCAGCCGGGAGGACAAGGCCGAGTTCATGACGCCGGAGATGCGCCGCTTCTTCATGGCCATGGCGCAGACCATGTTCGACGCCGGCTATCTGCGCCTCTGCTACCTGACCCTGAACGGGGAAAAGGCCGCGGCCCTCTTCGCCTTCGAATACAACCGCCGCTTTCTCCTCTATAACTCCGGCTACGATCCCGATTCCTATGCCCACCTGAGCCCGGGCTGGGTGCTTCTGGCGTACTGCATCCAGTACGCCATCGCCTGTGGCTGCCGCCTGTTCGACTTCATGCAGGGCGACGAAGAGTACAAGTACCGTTTCGGCAGCCACGACTACGACGTCATGCGGATTCTTGTGTATCGACAGGAAGGCAATGACTAG
- a CDS encoding lamin tail domain-containing protein has product MRTERRRLRTDPAPEQAQAIRWGRRLLIPLLWALVLVLTLPGSAAAEIALDGNLTEPDWQLLGTSQGGPDSSFGTGNEINGLYAKIVGDSLYLGVAGAIQSGNRILLFIDSRSGGYPNTDFGRDGSPPPAIQNLNPNILFDAGFLPDYVLAIGTDGLGNYFWDLYTLSGSFGSGGGPNTPLGNQTAGNLGANPASGNQTRGFEARLNYSQTGVGVHLAFDQPAIQLFAMLVRDYPDIGDTYSTVSNQFITHANAGEVFDYGSGILNFDLLAPGPVTFANLLVVNEVAYFQPGPDDTEFIELKNITNRDVNLDPYTVQLVDGTGGGAIVYQTIDLPNVTLGPGQYYVICASQADVPNCDLDPTTQDDLMVNVVPAAVAVAYGVNVVDAVSFGGNSAPPYTEGTGIQPAAAQLVAGSGISRYPDGVDINRNSIDFSVRCTTPGQANTDASSNCITLPPGQTAPTATPTSPTPGATPSPPEGCVNILVNGDFERDGSWIFGRDPIPAQYSGAQKHGGLRSMQLGNPRDVGTQDRVSYSSIRQLVRIPGNALTAELRWWHLYKTEEATDDNPTAQSDRQEVILLTPHGRTLRILHRVRHNESGWGEEVKDLTAYRGQSFYVYFNVFNDSNSSRTWMYLDDVSLIVCYPEATATSEPPSSAMAAPQPPAPTETPSPTPSPTATSTETPTETPETPAAALLPPPLETPTPAAPASVLALEPCVELVNNGGFEATGVGWRIMPSERPAVFTGERTFNNSRQALRLGIVDLENVRSVSAADQAVELPAHVSDIFLEFRYFPMVDGDPGPGDLQYVDLYDEATGQFIDRILGEQSDARSWLQVKHELTPLAGRTIRLLLAVNNDGMAGRTAMYVDDVSIRACNYEDEGAATPTPEAPAAAATPDVNLVTAPAPAQAQEIPTDTADQNEETPSTSSWLQRLRRVGIMVAIPVVIVVILLLLGNRRSGQGQRPS; this is encoded by the coding sequence ATGAGAACAGAACGGCGGCGCTTGAGAACAGACCCGGCACCTGAACAGGCCCAGGCCATCCGATGGGGCCGACGCCTGCTGATCCCCTTGCTGTGGGCCCTGGTGCTGGTGTTAACCCTGCCGGGAAGCGCAGCCGCGGAGATTGCATTGGACGGCAATCTGACGGAACCGGACTGGCAACTCCTGGGGACGAGCCAGGGCGGGCCGGACTCCAGCTTCGGCACAGGAAACGAGATCAACGGTCTCTATGCGAAGATAGTCGGGGACTCCCTGTACCTGGGCGTGGCCGGCGCCATCCAGAGCGGCAACCGCATTCTGCTCTTCATTGACTCCCGCAGCGGGGGCTATCCCAACACCGATTTCGGCCGGGACGGCAGCCCTCCCCCGGCCATCCAGAACCTCAACCCCAACATTCTTTTTGACGCTGGCTTCCTGCCGGACTACGTGCTGGCCATCGGCACGGATGGGCTGGGCAACTACTTCTGGGATCTCTACACCCTCTCGGGCAGTTTTGGCAGTGGCGGCGGCCCCAATACGCCCCTGGGCAACCAGACTGCGGGCAATTTGGGCGCCAACCCGGCCAGCGGCAACCAGACCCGAGGCTTTGAAGCCAGGCTCAACTACAGCCAGACGGGCGTCGGCGTCCACCTGGCCTTTGACCAACCCGCCATCCAACTCTTTGCCATGCTGGTCCGGGACTACCCCGACATCGGCGACACCTACAGCACGGTCAGCAACCAGTTCATCACCCACGCCAACGCAGGCGAAGTGTTCGACTATGGCAGCGGCATCCTCAACTTCGACCTGTTGGCGCCCGGCCCCGTTACCTTCGCCAATCTGTTGGTGGTCAACGAGGTGGCCTACTTCCAGCCCGGCCCAGATGACACCGAGTTCATCGAGCTGAAGAACATCACCAACCGGGACGTCAACCTGGACCCCTACACGGTCCAACTGGTGGATGGCACCGGCGGTGGCGCCATCGTCTACCAGACCATCGACCTGCCCAACGTCACCCTGGGGCCAGGCCAGTACTACGTCATCTGTGCCAGCCAGGCGGATGTGCCAAACTGTGACCTGGATCCCACCACCCAGGACGACCTGATGGTCAACGTGGTGCCGGCAGCGGTGGCCGTGGCCTACGGAGTGAACGTGGTGGATGCCGTCAGCTTTGGGGGCAACAGTGCTCCCCCCTACACCGAGGGGACCGGCATCCAGCCTGCCGCCGCGCAACTGGTGGCAGGGAGCGGCATTTCCCGCTACCCGGATGGCGTGGACATCAACCGCAACAGCATCGACTTCAGCGTGCGCTGCACCACGCCGGGCCAGGCCAATACAGACGCCAGCAGCAACTGCATCACCCTGCCGCCAGGACAAACAGCGCCCACGGCCACGCCAACCTCACCCACGCCGGGCGCGACTCCCTCACCTCCCGAAGGTTGTGTCAACATCTTGGTCAACGGAGACTTTGAACGGGACGGAAGCTGGATCTTCGGCCGGGATCCCATCCCGGCCCAGTACAGCGGCGCCCAGAAGCACGGCGGCCTGCGCTCCATGCAACTGGGCAACCCCCGGGATGTGGGCACCCAGGACCGGGTCAGCTATTCGTCCATCCGCCAGCTGGTGCGCATTCCCGGCAACGCCCTCACCGCGGAGCTCCGCTGGTGGCACCTCTACAAGACGGAAGAAGCCACCGACGACAACCCCACCGCCCAAAGTGATCGCCAGGAGGTTATCCTGCTCACGCCCCACGGGCGAACCCTGCGTATCCTGCACCGGGTCCGCCACAATGAGAGCGGCTGGGGGGAAGAAGTGAAGGACCTGACCGCCTATCGGGGGCAGAGCTTCTACGTCTATTTCAACGTCTTCAACGACAGCAACTCCTCCCGAACCTGGATGTATCTGGACGACGTCTCTCTGATTGTCTGCTACCCGGAGGCAACGGCCACGTCGGAGCCCCCGAGCAGCGCCATGGCAGCGCCCCAGCCTCCCGCGCCGACTGAGACACCGTCCCCCACGCCATCCCCTACGGCCACATCCACAGAGACGCCCACGGAAACGCCCGAGACGCCGGCAGCCGCCCTCCTGCCCCCGCCCCTGGAAACGCCCACCCCCGCCGCGCCGGCGTCCGTCCTTGCCCTGGAACCCTGCGTGGAGCTGGTCAACAACGGCGGCTTCGAGGCAACCGGCGTGGGCTGGCGCATCATGCCCAGCGAGCGGCCGGCTGTCTTCACCGGAGAACGGACCTTCAACAATAGCCGCCAGGCCCTGCGTCTGGGGATCGTGGATCTGGAAAATGTGCGCAGCGTCAGCGCGGCGGATCAGGCGGTGGAGCTGCCCGCCCATGTCTCCGACATCTTCCTGGAGTTCCGCTACTTCCCTATGGTGGACGGGGATCCGGGACCCGGCGACCTCCAGTACGTGGACCTGTACGACGAGGCTACGGGCCAGTTCATCGACCGCATCCTGGGCGAGCAGTCCGACGCCCGAAGCTGGCTACAGGTGAAACACGAACTCACGCCTCTGGCGGGCCGCACCATCCGCCTTCTGCTGGCCGTCAACAACGACGGTATGGCCGGCCGCACGGCCATGTATGTGGACGACGTCTCCATCCGGGCCTGCAACTATGAGGACGAGGGGGCGGCCACCCCAACACCTGAAGCGCCCGCAGCAGCGGCTACGCCGGACGTCAACCTGGTCACCGCGCCGGCTCCGGCCCAGGCTCAGGAGATCCCGACGGATACGGCCGACCAGAATGAAGAGACACCTTCCACCAGCAGCTGGCTCCAGCGGCTGCGCCGGGTGGGCATCATGGTGGCCATTCCCGTGGTCATCGTGGTCATCCTCCTGCTGCTGGGCAACCGCAGGTCGGGCCAGGGGCAACGGCCATCCTGA
- a CDS encoding DNA double-strand break repair nuclease NurA, which yields MDHRAQQTWLAQQLAYLQQADSQIIRDRLVQMGVERPGALPTAELDQAQGLRLAFSCHWQNHQEARSWALDVLQERPVFAVDGSQITPTKDFSIPVGAVQVGWFINYHTPGGRYVKDVAFEILAPQELGEAPTDDDTDRGFPDWRVNQLRFVRECEKHCQLLEALATTPASRLPAAFFDGSLIISFAGQMRPERRRPYVRAVRDLLACSQRYAIPVIGFVDSSYSRDLVTLLEVLSGRPDSVAWSDAGLVDDLLPGWGDRTPFFLCARDDPLSQHGDADFYNQVAFTYVRLAGERPPARVEVPAWVLEAGLAEEVVDLVRAQCVVGTGYPYVIETADALAVISQEDRQRFYALFQQFALQEGLPFTQARKALSKRLRR from the coding sequence GTGGACCATCGGGCGCAGCAGACCTGGCTGGCGCAGCAGCTGGCCTATCTGCAGCAGGCCGACAGCCAGATCATCCGCGACAGGCTGGTCCAGATGGGCGTCGAGCGGCCCGGTGCCCTCCCCACGGCCGAGTTGGATCAGGCCCAAGGCCTGCGTCTGGCCTTCTCCTGCCATTGGCAGAACCACCAGGAGGCCCGTTCCTGGGCCCTGGATGTGCTCCAGGAGCGGCCGGTCTTCGCCGTCGACGGCAGCCAGATCACCCCGACCAAGGACTTTTCCATCCCCGTGGGCGCCGTCCAGGTGGGCTGGTTTATCAACTATCACACCCCAGGCGGAAGATACGTCAAAGATGTGGCGTTTGAAATCCTGGCGCCCCAGGAGCTGGGCGAGGCCCCCACGGACGACGACACAGACCGGGGCTTTCCCGACTGGCGGGTGAACCAGTTGCGTTTCGTGCGGGAATGTGAGAAGCATTGTCAGTTGCTGGAAGCGTTGGCGACCACGCCGGCCTCCCGCCTGCCGGCTGCCTTCTTTGACGGTTCCCTGATCATCAGCTTCGCCGGCCAGATGCGCCCGGAGCGCCGCCGGCCCTACGTCCGGGCCGTGCGGGATCTGTTGGCCTGTTCCCAGCGGTATGCCATCCCGGTGATAGGTTTTGTGGATAGCTCCTACAGCCGGGACCTGGTCACCCTGCTGGAGGTCCTCTCGGGCAGGCCTGACAGCGTGGCCTGGAGCGATGCGGGGCTGGTGGATGACCTGCTACCGGGCTGGGGGGATCGCACCCCCTTTTTCCTCTGTGCCCGGGACGATCCCCTCAGCCAGCACGGCGATGCCGACTTTTACAACCAGGTGGCGTTTACCTATGTCCGATTGGCCGGGGAACGCCCTCCGGCGCGGGTGGAAGTGCCGGCTTGGGTGTTGGAGGCCGGCCTGGCTGAAGAGGTGGTGGACCTGGTGCGAGCCCAGTGCGTGGTGGGCACCGGCTATCCCTACGTCATCGAGACGGCCGATGCCCTGGCCGTCATCAGCCAGGAAGATCGCCAGCGTTTCTATGCCCTGTTTCAGCAGTTTGCCCTGCAGGAGGGGCTGCCCTTCACCCAGGCGCGCAAGGCCCTGAGCAAGCGCCTGCGGCGTTGA
- a CDS encoding AI-2E family transporter: MNNNPESKESVPVEAGQARHQASVPAYPAPPEVTTYAASSSWDAATKRTVVVILLVAMVGIFWISRPVLPMLVIAGVVAYLLNPIVDLLERLRIPRSVSTVILFLLGLVAVILTPILLAPILLQQLASLNFDVPSTAVSFLSWLTRTFNSLPDTVEILGFEVPLDGVTQQFEAGIQNFTFIPTLAEILSYFQQLISTATNVVSSTAAIGVSVVGGIVQFLITFLVVFFLSLYLTKDAPLIREYVEGLFPRSYQSEWIDLLRRMGYIWQAFFRGQIILSVTVGMTTWLALTLAGMPGALILAILAGAMEVIPNLGPVLAMIPAVIVALIQGSTVLDAYGINNFGFALITIGIYFVIQQAENNILVPRIIGKGVNLHPIVVICGVAIGFNLAGVLGAFFAAPVIASLRVLGSYIHAKLLDYPPFLGQELPPPRRRTAVTYRRTVRGDELTAVEEPRPEHPDVQARQAPGSPIPQHESRSDGPEPPTDGVTSSLRA, encoded by the coding sequence ATGAACAACAACCCTGAGTCGAAGGAATCGGTGCCGGTCGAGGCCGGGCAGGCCCGCCACCAGGCATCTGTTCCTGCATACCCGGCCCCGCCGGAGGTGACTACCTATGCGGCCAGTTCATCCTGGGACGCAGCCACCAAGCGCACAGTGGTGGTCATCCTGCTGGTGGCCATGGTCGGCATCTTCTGGATCAGCCGGCCGGTGTTGCCCATGCTGGTCATCGCCGGCGTGGTCGCCTATCTCCTCAACCCCATCGTCGACCTGTTGGAGCGCCTGCGCATCCCGCGCAGCGTCAGCACCGTTATCCTCTTTTTGCTGGGCCTGGTCGCGGTCATCCTGACGCCGATACTGCTGGCGCCCATCCTGCTCCAGCAGCTGGCCTCCCTGAACTTCGACGTGCCCAGCACGGCGGTCAGCTTCCTGAGTTGGCTCACCCGGACCTTCAACAGCCTGCCGGACACGGTGGAGATCTTGGGCTTCGAGGTGCCCCTGGATGGGGTCACCCAGCAGTTTGAGGCCGGCATTCAAAACTTCACCTTCATCCCCACCCTGGCCGAAATCCTCAGCTATTTCCAGCAGCTCATCAGCACGGCCACCAACGTGGTCAGCAGCACGGCAGCCATCGGCGTCAGCGTCGTGGGGGGGATCGTCCAGTTCCTGATCACCTTCCTGGTGGTCTTCTTCCTGAGCCTTTACCTTACCAAGGATGCTCCCCTGATTCGGGAGTATGTGGAGGGCCTCTTCCCCCGCTCATACCAGTCGGAATGGATCGACCTTCTCCGGCGGATGGGCTACATCTGGCAGGCTTTCTTCCGGGGACAGATCATCCTGAGCGTGACGGTGGGGATGACCACCTGGCTGGCCCTGACCCTGGCCGGCATGCCCGGCGCACTGATCCTGGCCATTCTGGCCGGCGCCATGGAGGTGATCCCCAACCTGGGGCCGGTGCTGGCCATGATCCCCGCGGTCATCGTGGCCCTGATCCAGGGGAGTACCGTCCTCGATGCCTATGGGATCAACAACTTTGGCTTCGCCCTCATTACCATCGGCATCTACTTTGTGATCCAACAGGCGGAGAACAACATCCTGGTGCCCCGCATCATCGGCAAGGGGGTGAACCTGCATCCCATCGTGGTGATCTGCGGCGTGGCCATCGGCTTCAACCTGGCGGGTGTCCTGGGCGCGTTCTTCGCAGCGCCGGTCATTGCCAGCCTGCGGGTGTTGGGCAGCTACATCCACGCCAAGCTGCTGGACTACCCGCCGTTCTTGGGCCAGGAGTTACCGCCACCCCGCCGTCGGACCGCGGTGACCTATCGGCGGACCGTGCGGGGCGATGAGCTGACAGCCGTGGAGGAGCCGCGGCCAGAGCATCCCGACGTGCAGGCACGCCAGGCCCCCGGCAGCCCCATCCCCCAGCATGAGAGTCGTTCGGATGGACCCGAGCCGCCCACCGATGGGGTGACCAGCTCCCTGCGGGCGTAG
- the tsaD gene encoding tRNA (adenosine(37)-N6)-threonylcarbamoyltransferase complex transferase subunit TsaD produces the protein MTKILAIETSCDETAAAVVVDGRQALSNVVATQIELHRRFGGVFPEVASRQHVLAIQTVIQQALEQAGVPHVSALDAIAVTHGPGLAGSLLVGVNTAKGLAFASGLPLLPVNHLEGHIYSNWVALPGQTGEVPEPIFPVVVLIVSGGHTELILMHGHGRYRQLGSTLDDAAGEAFDKVARLLGLGFPGGPAIQRAAQQGDATRFDLPRPLMQQEEHRFNFSFSGLKTAVLNLTRQLEAEGVNPQDPETAAHIAASFQEVVAEVLVSKTLDAALTYGARQVCICGGVSANARLRTLAQERCAQAGLPLYIPPLALCTDNATMIGAAAYYRWQQDPAAVGDLGLDVFATLPLPTESD, from the coding sequence ATGACCAAAATTCTGGCCATTGAAACAAGCTGTGATGAGACTGCGGCGGCCGTGGTGGTGGATGGCCGCCAGGCATTGAGCAATGTGGTCGCCACCCAGATCGAGCTCCACCGGCGTTTCGGCGGCGTCTTCCCAGAGGTGGCCAGCCGCCAACATGTGCTGGCCATCCAGACGGTGATCCAGCAGGCCCTGGAACAGGCCGGGGTGCCCCATGTGAGCGCGCTGGACGCCATCGCGGTGACCCATGGCCCGGGATTGGCTGGCAGCCTGCTGGTGGGTGTCAACACCGCCAAGGGGCTGGCCTTCGCCAGCGGATTACCGCTGCTGCCGGTGAATCACCTGGAGGGGCACATCTACAGCAACTGGGTGGCCCTGCCCGGCCAGACGGGCGAAGTGCCGGAGCCCATCTTCCCTGTGGTCGTCCTGATCGTCTCCGGTGGCCATACCGAGCTCATCCTGATGCATGGCCACGGCCGGTACCGCCAGCTGGGCAGCACCCTGGACGACGCCGCGGGCGAGGCCTTCGACAAGGTGGCCCGGCTCCTGGGGCTGGGCTTCCCCGGCGGCCCGGCCATCCAGCGGGCGGCCCAGCAGGGAGATGCCACCCGCTTTGACCTGCCCCGTCCCCTCATGCAACAGGAAGAGCATCGTTTCAACTTCAGCTTCTCTGGGCTAAAGACGGCCGTGCTCAACCTGACCCGGCAACTGGAGGCCGAAGGAGTGAATCCCCAGGATCCAGAGACGGCGGCCCACATTGCAGCTTCGTTTCAGGAGGTGGTGGCAGAGGTGTTGGTATCCAAGACCCTGGATGCCGCGCTCACCTACGGCGCGCGCCAGGTGTGTATCTGTGGCGGCGTCAGCGCCAACGCCCGGCTGCGGACGCTGGCCCAGGAGCGGTGTGCCCAGGCCGGGCTGCCCCTCTACATCCCGCCCCTGGCCCTGTGCACGGACAACGCCACCATGATCGGGGCTGCGGCCTACTACCGCTGGCAACAGGACCCGGCAGCCGTGGGCGACCTGGGCCTGGATGTCTTCGCGACCCTGCCCCTGCCCACCGAGTCCGATTGA
- a CDS encoding glycosyltransferase family 4 protein: MVFLAVLFFAALLSWSLTPVAARVGHRLGLVDRPGGRRRHQGVIPRTGGLALFGSFFVTVLLTVLLPHVLPPAWAEWFPPRHDPNEGRRLLALLAGSLFCVVAGFVDDRVEFSSGPQYVIQAVAGVIAIAGLIFIKHVNNPFGQGFLFGPDGFPWWIVWPLTLFWFMAMMNTINWLDGLNGLATGVTAILCLVLAVHMIFAVQPPQLSVALLPLALLGAALGFLPHNFAPARIFMGSSGSYFLGFAVAALGIIGGARLATVMLVLGLPALDVAWLIVSRWRRGLSPGQGGRDHLHFRLLDLGFSERAIVMGYWAFCAFFGLLTLVLDDRLYKLVALLALGALALAVLVWASRTDRQEQRT; this comes from the coding sequence ATGGTCTTTCTGGCCGTTCTCTTCTTTGCCGCGCTGCTCAGTTGGAGCCTCACCCCGGTGGCCGCCCGGGTGGGTCACCGCCTGGGCCTGGTGGACCGGCCCGGCGGCCGGCGCAGGCACCAGGGGGTCATCCCTCGCACCGGTGGCCTGGCCCTCTTTGGCAGCTTCTTCGTGACGGTCTTGCTGACCGTCCTGCTGCCCCACGTTTTGCCGCCGGCGTGGGCAGAGTGGTTTCCGCCCCGCCACGACCCCAACGAGGGACGTCGGCTGCTGGCCCTTCTGGCTGGCAGCCTCTTCTGCGTGGTTGCGGGATTTGTGGACGACCGGGTGGAATTCTCCAGCGGCCCCCAGTATGTCATTCAGGCAGTGGCCGGGGTCATCGCCATCGCCGGCCTGATCTTCATCAAGCATGTGAACAACCCCTTTGGCCAGGGGTTCCTCTTCGGGCCGGATGGCTTCCCATGGTGGATCGTCTGGCCGCTGACCCTCTTCTGGTTTATGGCCATGATGAACACCATCAACTGGCTGGACGGGCTGAACGGCCTGGCCACGGGGGTCACCGCCATTCTCTGCCTGGTGCTGGCGGTGCACATGATCTTTGCCGTGCAGCCCCCCCAGTTGAGCGTGGCGCTGCTGCCCCTGGCCCTGCTGGGAGCGGCCTTGGGCTTCCTGCCCCACAACTTTGCCCCCGCCCGCATCTTCATGGGCAGCAGCGGCAGCTATTTTTTGGGCTTTGCCGTGGCCGCCCTGGGTATCATTGGCGGTGCCCGGCTGGCTACGGTGATGTTGGTGCTGGGCCTGCCGGCCCTGGACGTGGCCTGGCTCATCGTCAGCCGCTGGCGCCGGGGGCTGTCGCCTGGCCAGGGTGGACGGGATCACCTCCACTTCCGGCTGCTGGATTTGGGCTTCAGCGAACGGGCCATTGTGATGGGCTACTGGGCATTCTGTGCCTTCTTCGGCCTGTTGACCCTGGTGCTGGATGACCGGCTGTACAAACTGGTCGCTTTGCTGGCATTGGGTGCCCTGGCCCTGGCCGTGCTGGTCTGGGCCAGCCGAACCGACAGACAGGAACAGAGAACATGA
- the asnS gene encoding asparagine--tRNA ligase, whose amino-acid sequence MAPVVSIEQLQHHVGETVTLQGWLYHKTGKGRLYFLQVRDGTGICQAVVFKGNVSEEAFQAARQLTQESSLIVTGVVKAEPRAPGIPGGYEVDVQDLQVIQIAEPYPITPKEHGIEFLMQHRHLWLRSSRQWAAMRVRATVVRAIRTWLDDHGFLNVDTPILTPAAAEGTTTLFQVDYHGEPAYLAQTGQLYNEANIFAFGKVYCFGPTFRAEKSKTRRHLQEFWMVEPEIAFCNLEQLMEVAEEFVSYIVQRCLEERGPELRVLERDLTHLQRVSPPFPRLHYDDAVAMINRAAAAGELVPGYPDPVPPMEWGDDFGSPHETYLAAQFEKPVFVHHFPTQAKAFYMEPEPDRPEVCRSVDLLAPEGYGEIIGGSERMSDPDKLLAAIRQHHLPEEVYGWYVDLRRYGSVVHSGFGLGVERTVAWICGLEHVRETIAFPRLLNNLRP is encoded by the coding sequence GTGGCCCCTGTTGTGTCCATTGAACAGCTTCAGCATCATGTGGGTGAAACGGTCACCTTGCAGGGGTGGCTCTACCACAAAACCGGCAAAGGCCGGCTCTATTTCCTGCAGGTGCGGGATGGCACCGGCATCTGCCAGGCCGTGGTCTTCAAAGGCAACGTCAGCGAGGAAGCCTTCCAGGCCGCCCGGCAGTTGACCCAGGAGAGTAGCCTGATCGTCACCGGCGTGGTCAAAGCGGAACCGCGGGCGCCGGGCATCCCGGGCGGCTACGAAGTGGACGTCCAGGATCTGCAGGTGATCCAGATCGCCGAGCCCTATCCCATCACCCCCAAAGAGCACGGCATCGAGTTTCTGATGCAGCACCGGCACCTGTGGCTGCGCTCGTCCCGCCAGTGGGCGGCCATGCGGGTGCGGGCCACCGTTGTGCGCGCCATTCGCACCTGGCTGGACGACCACGGCTTCCTCAACGTGGATACGCCCATCCTCACGCCGGCCGCAGCCGAAGGCACCACCACCCTGTTCCAGGTCGATTACCACGGCGAGCCCGCCTACCTGGCCCAGACGGGCCAGCTCTACAACGAGGCCAACATCTTCGCCTTTGGCAAGGTCTACTGCTTCGGCCCCACCTTCCGGGCCGAAAAGAGCAAGACCCGCCGCCACCTCCAGGAATTTTGGATGGTGGAGCCGGAGATCGCCTTCTGTAACCTGGAGCAGCTCATGGAGGTCGCGGAGGAGTTTGTCAGCTACATCGTGCAGCGCTGCCTGGAGGAGCGGGGCCCGGAGCTGCGCGTCCTGGAGCGGGATCTGACCCACCTGCAGAGGGTGAGCCCGCCGTTTCCCCGGCTGCACTACGACGATGCCGTGGCCATGATCAACCGGGCAGCCGCCGCCGGTGAACTGGTGCCCGGCTATCCCGATCCGGTGCCGCCCATGGAGTGGGGGGACGACTTCGGCAGCCCCCACGAAACCTACCTGGCGGCCCAATTCGAGAAGCCGGTCTTCGTCCATCACTTCCCGACCCAGGCCAAGGCCTTCTACATGGAGCCGGAACCGGACCGCCCGGAAGTGTGCCGCAGTGTGGATCTGCTGGCGCCGGAGGGCTACGGCGAGATCATCGGCGGCAGTGAGCGCATGAGCGACCCGGACAAGCTGCTGGCCGCCATCCGCCAGCATCATCTGCCCGAAGAGGTGTACGGCTGGTACGTGGACCTGCGCCGCTATGGCTCGGTGGTGCACAGTGGGTTCGGCCTGGGGGTGGAGCGCACGGTGGCGTGGATCTGTGGCCTGGAACACGTGCGAGAGACCATCGCCTTCCCGCGCCTCTTGAACAACCTGCGCCCGTAG